In a genomic window of Comamonadaceae bacterium OTU4NAUVB1:
- the ilvB gene encoding biosynthetic-type acetolactate synthase large subunit — MQSSLTETLAPTGAGPLAGGAPHAPRPLRNGAVALLDTLVECGVDTIFGYPGGAALPLYDALHGEPRLRHVLVRHEQAAVHAAEGYARTTGRIGVVLVTSGPGVGNTISGLLDAMSDSVPVLCISGQVATGVIGTQAFQESDALGMSRPVTKWNHQVRGPDEIPSVVRRALEIAATGRPGPVLLDVPKDVQLTTLGTTPAAPARPPRRARTGTGTLPTGSLQRAADLMSTARRPVVYGGGGLVNAGPAACEAFTRLVRRLDAPCTLTLMGLGALPASDPRFLGMLGMHGALEANLAMHEADLVVCIGARFDDRVTGKLDEFCPHARKIHVDIDPLSINRTVRVDVPIVGDCGAVLDALLALQQLQDLPAGRLAPWWARVERWRAERCFDFAPRADVILPQQLMRSLQGALDGRDAIVSTDVGQHQMWAAQHLRFERPGRWLTSGGAGTMGYGLPAAIGAQIAHPGALVVCVSGDASVLMNIQELSTAVQHRTPVKLVLSNNGYMGMVRQWQELNHGNRLSHSWNEALPDFVALAKAFGWGARRVCDPAELDAALAECLAFEGPFFLDVQVAAQENCFPMMPSGSSHHRVMLGKDRWYENASEADGV, encoded by the coding sequence ATGCAATCAAGCCTGACCGAAACCCTTGCGCCGACGGGCGCCGGCCCCCTCGCCGGTGGCGCCCCGCACGCGCCGCGACCCCTGCGCAACGGCGCGGTCGCCCTGCTCGACACCCTGGTGGAATGCGGCGTCGACACGATCTTCGGCTACCCGGGCGGCGCGGCGCTGCCGCTGTACGACGCCCTGCACGGGGAGCCCCGGCTGCGCCACGTGCTGGTGCGTCACGAGCAGGCCGCCGTGCACGCGGCCGAGGGCTACGCGCGCACCACCGGCCGCATCGGCGTGGTGCTGGTCACCTCCGGTCCGGGCGTGGGCAACACCATCAGCGGCCTGCTCGACGCGATGAGCGATTCCGTTCCCGTGCTGTGCATCAGCGGGCAGGTCGCCACCGGCGTGATCGGCACGCAGGCGTTCCAGGAAAGCGACGCGCTGGGCATGTCGCGCCCGGTCACCAAGTGGAACCACCAGGTCCGGGGGCCCGACGAGATTCCGTCGGTGGTGCGCCGCGCGCTGGAGATCGCCGCGACCGGACGACCCGGCCCGGTGCTGCTGGACGTGCCCAAGGACGTGCAGCTGACGACCCTCGGCACGACGCCGGCGGCCCCGGCACGGCCGCCGCGCCGGGCGCGCACGGGCACGGGCACGCTCCCCACGGGCAGCCTGCAGCGCGCCGCCGACCTGATGTCGACCGCGCGCCGGCCGGTGGTCTACGGCGGTGGCGGCCTGGTGAACGCCGGCCCGGCCGCCTGCGAGGCCTTCACGCGGCTGGTGCGGCGGCTCGACGCGCCCTGCACCCTGACCCTGATGGGACTCGGCGCACTGCCCGCGTCGGACCCGCGCTTCCTCGGCATGCTGGGCATGCACGGCGCGCTGGAGGCCAACCTGGCGATGCACGAGGCCGACCTGGTGGTGTGCATCGGCGCACGCTTCGACGACCGCGTGACCGGCAAGCTCGACGAGTTCTGTCCCCACGCACGCAAGATCCACGTCGACATCGATCCGCTGAGCATCAACCGCACCGTGCGGGTCGACGTGCCGATCGTCGGCGACTGCGGCGCCGTGCTGGACGCGCTGCTGGCGCTGCAGCAGCTGCAGGACCTGCCGGCGGGGCGCCTGGCGCCCTGGTGGGCGCGCGTCGAGCGCTGGCGGGCCGAGCGCTGCTTCGACTTCGCCCCGCGCGCCGACGTGATCCTGCCGCAGCAGCTGATGCGCTCGCTGCAGGGGGCGCTCGACGGGCGCGACGCCATCGTCTCGACCGACGTGGGCCAGCACCAGATGTGGGCCGCGCAGCACCTGCGCTTCGAGCGGCCCGGGCGCTGGCTGACCTCGGGCGGCGCCGGCACCATGGGCTACGGCCTGCCGGCGGCCATCGGCGCCCAGATCGCGCACCCCGGGGCGCTGGTGGTCTGCGTGAGCGGCGACGCCTCGGTGCTGATGAACATCCAGGAACTCTCCACCGCCGTGCAGCACCGCACGCCGGTCAAGCTGGTGCTGTCGAACAACGGCTACATGGGCATGGTGCGCCAGTGGCAGGAGCTCAACCACGGCAACCGCCTGAGCCACAGCTGGAACGAGGCGCTGCCCGACTTCGTGGCGCTGGCGAAGGCCTTCGGCTGGGGCGCCCGGCGCGTGTGCGATCCGGCCGAACTGGACGCCGCGCTGGCCGAGTGCCTGGCGTTCGAGGGACCGTTCTTCCTCGACGTGCAGGTGGCCGCGCAGGAGAACTGCTTTCCGATGATGCCCTCGGGCAGCAGCCATCACCGGGTGATGCTGGGCAAGGACCGCTGGTACGAGAACGCGTCGGAGGCCGACGGCGTCTGA
- a CDS encoding acetyl-CoA C-acyltransferase family protein has protein sequence MTLPDIFVVGTARTAIGTFGGALKDVPNTQLATTAVEAAIGRSGVPADAIGHVVMGNVIPTDVKDAYLSRVAAIDAGCPIETPAFNVNRLCGSGLQAIVSAAQAIALGDCDIAIGGGSESMSRGPYFDTSARYGARMGDAVLLDYMLGILHDPWEKIHMGITAENVAARYGISRERMDALAATSQQRAAAAIAAGRFKEQIVPVEVKTRRGVTFFDTDEHVRADTTVETLAKMKPAFRKDGAVTAGNASGINDGAAAVVLASADRVRALGLKPLARLVGYAHAGVEPAYMGIGPVPATRKLLERTGLKVDDFDVIESNEAFAAQACAVIQELGFDPEKVNPNGSGISLGHPVGATGAIITTKAIAELHRTGGRHALVTMCIGGGQGIAAVFERV, from the coding sequence ATGACCCTGCCCGACATCTTCGTGGTCGGCACCGCCCGCACCGCCATCGGCACCTTCGGCGGCGCGCTCAAGGACGTGCCCAACACGCAGCTCGCCACCACCGCCGTCGAGGCCGCCATCGGCCGCAGCGGCGTGCCGGCCGACGCCATCGGCCACGTCGTGATGGGCAACGTGATCCCCACCGACGTCAAGGACGCCTACCTGAGCCGCGTGGCCGCCATCGACGCGGGCTGCCCGATCGAGACGCCGGCCTTCAACGTCAACCGCCTGTGCGGCTCGGGCCTGCAGGCGATCGTCTCGGCGGCGCAGGCCATCGCGCTGGGCGACTGCGACATCGCCATCGGCGGGGGCTCGGAGTCGATGAGCCGGGGGCCGTACTTCGACACCTCGGCGCGCTACGGCGCGCGCATGGGCGACGCGGTGCTGCTCGACTACATGCTGGGCATCCTGCACGACCCGTGGGAGAAGATCCACATGGGCATCACCGCCGAGAACGTGGCCGCGCGCTACGGCATCTCGCGCGAGCGCATGGACGCGCTGGCCGCGACCAGCCAGCAGCGCGCCGCGGCGGCCATCGCGGCGGGCCGCTTCAAGGAGCAGATCGTCCCGGTCGAGGTGAAGACGCGCCGGGGCGTGACCTTCTTCGACACCGACGAGCACGTGCGCGCCGACACCACGGTGGAGACGCTCGCGAAGATGAAGCCGGCGTTCAGGAAGGACGGCGCGGTGACCGCCGGCAACGCCTCGGGCATCAACGACGGCGCCGCCGCCGTGGTGCTGGCCAGCGCCGATCGCGTGCGCGCGCTGGGCCTCAAGCCGCTCGCGCGCCTGGTGGGCTACGCGCACGCGGGCGTCGAGCCGGCCTACATGGGGATCGGTCCGGTGCCCGCCACGCGCAAGCTGCTGGAACGCACCGGGCTGAAGGTCGACGACTTCGACGTCATCGAGTCGAACGAGGCCTTCGCGGCGCAGGCCTGCGCGGTGATCCAGGAACTGGGCTTCGACCCGGAGAAGGTCAACCCGAACGGCTCGGGCATCTCGCTGGGTCACCCGGTGGGCGCGACCGGCGCCATCATCACGACCAAGGCGATCGCCGAGCTGCACCGCACCGGCGGGCGCCACGCGCTGGTGACGATGTGCATCGGCGGCGGCCAGGGCATCGCGGCGGTGTTCGAGCGGGTCTGA
- a CDS encoding thiamine pyrophosphate-binding protein: MTPSRTGGQILVDQLILHGVQQLFCVPGESFLAVLDALHDATIDVTVCRQEGGAAMMAEAQGKLTGRPGVCFVTRGPGATNAAAGVHIAHQDSTPMLLFVGQVARGALGREAFQELDYGAVFGTMAKWVVEIDDPARVPELVSRAFHVACSGRPGPVVIALPEDMLTEAATVADALPYAVAETHPGAADMARFQALLEAAERPVVILGGSRWSEAATRDVAAFASAFDLPVYCSFRRQMLMSAEHPSYAGDLGLGANPKLLARIRDADLVVLLGGRLSEVPSQGYELLEIPVPRQTMVHVNADADELGKLYRATQAIHATPQGIAPALAALRPTAPVRWSDRTRAARAEFLAWSDPAPIRIPGPLQMGEVMRHLREVLPADAIFCNGAGNFATWVHRFWPFRAFASQLAPTSGSMGYGLPAGVGAKRLWPAREVVVFAGDGDFLMHGQEFATAVQYGLPILVVLLDNAMYGTIRMHQETHYPGRVSATRLRNPDFRGYAEVFGGHGERVTDTAEFAPALARARASGKPAVLHCLLDAEAITPGRTLQAIRDAALQG, from the coding sequence ATGACCCCATCGCGCACCGGCGGCCAGATCCTGGTCGACCAACTCATCCTCCACGGCGTGCAGCAGCTCTTCTGCGTGCCGGGCGAAAGCTTCCTGGCCGTGCTCGACGCCCTGCACGACGCGACCATCGACGTCACGGTATGCCGCCAGGAAGGCGGCGCGGCCATGATGGCCGAGGCCCAGGGCAAGCTCACCGGCCGGCCCGGCGTGTGCTTCGTGACGCGCGGTCCCGGCGCCACCAACGCCGCCGCCGGCGTCCACATCGCGCACCAGGACTCGACGCCGATGCTGCTGTTCGTCGGCCAGGTCGCGCGCGGCGCGCTGGGCCGCGAGGCCTTCCAGGAACTCGACTACGGCGCGGTCTTCGGCACCATGGCCAAGTGGGTGGTGGAGATCGACGACCCGGCGCGCGTGCCCGAACTGGTCTCGCGCGCCTTCCACGTCGCCTGCTCCGGCCGTCCGGGCCCGGTGGTGATCGCCCTGCCCGAGGACATGCTCACCGAGGCCGCCACCGTCGCCGACGCGCTGCCCTACGCCGTGGCCGAGACGCACCCCGGCGCGGCCGACATGGCGCGCTTCCAGGCGCTGCTGGAGGCGGCCGAGCGGCCGGTGGTGATCCTCGGCGGCAGCCGCTGGTCGGAGGCCGCCACGCGCGACGTCGCCGCCTTCGCGAGCGCGTTCGACCTGCCGGTGTACTGCTCGTTCCGCCGCCAGATGCTCATGAGCGCGGAGCACCCCTCGTACGCGGGCGATCTCGGCCTGGGCGCCAACCCGAAGCTGCTCGCGCGCATCCGCGACGCCGACCTGGTCGTGCTGCTCGGCGGACGCCTGTCGGAGGTGCCCTCGCAGGGCTACGAACTGCTGGAGATCCCGGTGCCGCGCCAGACGATGGTCCACGTCAACGCCGACGCCGACGAACTCGGCAAGCTCTACCGCGCGACGCAGGCCATCCACGCGACGCCGCAGGGCATCGCGCCGGCGCTGGCCGCGCTGCGCCCGACAGCGCCGGTGCGCTGGTCCGACCGCACGCGCGCCGCGCGCGCCGAGTTCCTGGCCTGGAGCGACCCGGCGCCGATCCGCATCCCCGGGCCGCTGCAGATGGGCGAGGTCATGCGGCACCTGCGCGAGGTGCTGCCGGCCGACGCCATCTTCTGCAACGGCGCGGGCAACTTCGCGACCTGGGTGCACCGCTTCTGGCCCTTCCGGGCCTTCGCCAGCCAGCTCGCGCCGACCAGCGGCTCGATGGGCTACGGCCTGCCCGCGGGCGTAGGCGCCAAACGGCTGTGGCCGGCGCGCGAGGTGGTGGTGTTCGCCGGCGACGGCGACTTCCTGATGCACGGCCAGGAGTTCGCCACGGCCGTGCAGTACGGGCTGCCGATCCTGGTGGTGCTGCTGGACAACGCCATGTACGGGACCATCCGCATGCACCAGGAGACCCACTACCCGGGGCGCGTCAGCGCCACGCGGCTGCGCAATCCGGACTTCCGGGGCTATGCCGAGGTCTTCGGCGGTCACGGCGAGCGCGTGACGGACACCGCCGAGTTCGCGCCCGCCCTGGCACGCGCCCGCGCCAGCGGCAAGCCGGCCGTGCTGCACTGCCTGCTCGATGCCGAGGCCATCACGCCGGGCCGCACGCTGCAGGCGATCCGGGACGCGGCGCTGCAGGGCTGA
- a CDS encoding ABC transporter substrate-binding protein, translating into MKKHSRGAGAIALAAATLAAALAPVGAQAQDKLKIGFITDMSSLYADVEGKNGALAIQMAIDDFGGKVNGMPIELLTADHQNKADIAASKAREWIDTQGLTMLFGGTSSGTGLAMAKVAQEKKRVFVVNGAGSSVLTNEQCSPYTVHYAYDTVALAKGTGSAVIARGDRSWYFLTADYAFGQALEADAGKVVREKGGSVLGSVRHPLNTSDFSSYLLQAQNSKAQVLALANAGGDTINAIKAAREFGIGKTMKMVGLLVFVTDVHSLGLKTTEGLLLTTSWDWNLDEKTRAFGRRFFEKTKRMPTDIQAADYSATTTYLKAVQAAKTIDADTVMARIKSTPIDDFYAKGFVRADGRFVHDMYLVQVKSPAESKEPWDYYKVVQKLKGEDVFTTKAESRCALWK; encoded by the coding sequence ATGAAGAAGCATTCGCGCGGTGCCGGCGCCATCGCCCTGGCCGCCGCCACGCTGGCGGCGGCGCTCGCCCCCGTCGGCGCCCAGGCGCAGGACAAGCTGAAGATCGGCTTCATCACCGACATGTCGAGCCTGTACGCGGACGTGGAAGGCAAGAACGGCGCGCTGGCGATCCAGATGGCCATCGACGACTTCGGCGGCAAGGTCAACGGCATGCCCATCGAGCTGCTGACCGCCGACCACCAGAACAAGGCCGACATCGCCGCCTCGAAGGCGCGCGAATGGATCGACACGCAGGGCCTGACGATGCTCTTCGGCGGCACGAGCTCGGGCACCGGCCTGGCCATGGCCAAGGTGGCGCAGGAGAAGAAGCGCGTCTTCGTGGTCAACGGCGCGGGCAGCTCCGTGCTGACCAACGAGCAGTGCAGCCCCTACACCGTCCACTACGCCTACGACACCGTCGCGCTGGCCAAGGGCACCGGCAGCGCGGTGATCGCGCGCGGCGACAGGAGCTGGTACTTCCTCACCGCCGACTACGCCTTCGGCCAGGCGCTGGAGGCCGACGCCGGCAAGGTCGTCAGGGAAAAGGGCGGCAGCGTGCTGGGCAGCGTCAGGCACCCGCTCAACACCTCCGACTTCTCGTCGTACCTGCTGCAGGCGCAGAACTCGAAGGCCCAGGTGCTGGCGCTGGCCAACGCCGGGGGCGACACCATCAACGCGATCAAGGCCGCGCGCGAGTTCGGCATCGGCAAGACGATGAAGATGGTCGGGCTGCTGGTGTTCGTGACCGACGTGCACAGCCTGGGCCTGAAGACCACCGAGGGCCTGCTGCTGACCACCAGCTGGGACTGGAACCTCGACGAGAAGACGCGCGCCTTCGGCCGCCGCTTCTTCGAGAAGACCAAGCGCATGCCCACCGACATCCAGGCCGCCGACTACTCCGCCACCACCACCTACCTCAAGGCGGTGCAGGCCGCGAAGACCATCGATGCCGACACGGTCATGGCGCGGATCAAGTCGACGCCGATCGACGACTTCTACGCCAAGGGTTTCGTGCGCGCCGACGGCCGCTTCGTCCACGACATGTACCTGGTGCAGGTGAAGTCGCCGGCGGAGTCGAAGGAGCCCTGGGACTACTACAAGGTGGTGCAGAAGCTCAAGGGCGAGGACGTGTTCACGACCAAGGCCGAGAGCCGCTGCGCCCTGTGGAAATAG
- a CDS encoding FAD-binding oxidoreductase, with the protein MDTFEFAVVGAGIAGASVGWELSAHAPVVMLERESQPGYHTTGRSAALYMATYGTAAIRALTRASRAFFDRPPAVFGDDPILTPRGVMHIASAFQHDLLEATWRELSERSRDVRRLGQDEMLAAVPCLRPDAAVFGLAEDGASDIDVHALHQGYLRGFRQNGGRVWSDAHVTGLARDGGFWTVTLADGRALRARHLVNAAGAWADALAGLAGARPIGLEPRRRTAFTFAAPEGVDAARWPAVIGIDESFYFKPDAGLLLGSPANADPVHPHDVVPEELDVALGIHHIELATTMTIRRPHRAWAGLRSFVADGDMAIGWDGEREGFFWLAGQGGYGIQSAAGTASLARSLLLGEPLPDALRAEGLDVARLSPARLR; encoded by the coding sequence ATGGACACCTTCGAATTCGCCGTCGTCGGCGCCGGCATCGCCGGCGCGTCGGTCGGCTGGGAACTCTCGGCCCACGCCCCCGTGGTGATGCTGGAGCGCGAGAGCCAGCCGGGCTACCACACCACCGGGCGCTCGGCCGCGCTCTACATGGCCACCTACGGCACGGCGGCGATCCGGGCGCTCACGCGCGCGAGCCGTGCCTTCTTCGACCGGCCGCCGGCGGTCTTCGGCGACGACCCCATCCTCACGCCGCGCGGCGTGATGCACATCGCCTCGGCCTTCCAGCACGACCTGCTCGAGGCGACCTGGCGCGAACTGTCGGAGCGCTCGCGCGACGTGCGCCGCCTCGGCCAGGACGAGATGCTCGCCGCCGTGCCGTGCCTGCGGCCCGATGCCGCGGTGTTCGGCCTGGCGGAGGACGGCGCGAGCGACATCGACGTGCACGCGCTGCACCAGGGCTACCTGCGCGGCTTCCGCCAGAACGGCGGCCGCGTCTGGAGCGACGCGCACGTCACCGGCCTCGCGCGCGACGGCGGCTTCTGGACCGTGACCCTGGCCGACGGCCGGGCCCTGCGCGCGCGCCACCTGGTCAACGCGGCCGGCGCCTGGGCCGACGCGCTGGCCGGGCTGGCCGGCGCCCGGCCCATCGGGCTGGAACCGCGCCGGCGCACCGCCTTCACCTTCGCGGCGCCGGAAGGCGTCGACGCGGCGCGCTGGCCGGCGGTGATCGGCATCGACGAGAGCTTCTACTTCAAGCCCGACGCCGGCCTGCTGCTGGGCTCGCCGGCCAATGCCGACCCGGTGCATCCGCACGACGTGGTGCCCGAGGAGCTGGACGTCGCGCTGGGCATCCACCACATCGAGCTGGCGACCACGATGACCATCCGCCGTCCGCACCGCGCCTGGGCCGGCCTGCGCTCGTTCGTCGCCGACGGCGACATGGCGATCGGCTGGGACGGCGAACGCGAGGGCTTCTTCTGGCTCGCCGGCCAGGGCGGCTACGGCATCCAGAGCGCCGCGGGCACCGCGTCGCTGGCGCGCAGCCTGCTGCTGGGCGAGCCGCTGCCCGACGCGTTGCGCGCCGAGGGACTGGACGTGGCCAGGCTCTCGCCCGCGCGCCTGCGCTGA
- the tssH gene encoding type VI secretion system ATPase TssH — protein MSEISRVALFGKLNPLAYQAIESATVFCRMRGNPHVELVHWIVQLVQGAGSDLQAILRHFQVDEAVLSRDLTAALDRLPRGATAVSDFSGLVEQAIERAWVHATLQFGDSHVRTGALVLGLLRTPALRDALLGLSRQFGKLQADALAEHFQRICGGTAEATLGAQDGGAVGAARPRAGAAGDAVAPAAMGRGEALARFCVDLTARAREGGLDPVTGRDEEIRRIVDVLMRRRQNNPLLTGEAGVGKTAVVEGLAQRLARGDVPPQLKDVSLLGLDLGLLQAGASMKGEFEQRLRQVIDEVQASPRPIILFIDEVHALVGAGGAAGTGDAANLLKPALARGDLRTIGATTWAEYKKYIEKDPALTRRFQVVQIAEPDEAGAVLMLRGVASALERHHRVQLLDEAIEAAVRLGHRYIPARQLPDKAVSLLDTACARVAVSQHATPAEVEDCLRRIEALETEAGIVEREAAVGVRVGERGREVAAGLARERERRDVLAARWRREQALVARVLALRAALREAAGRVEDTVAVAVDAAAPGRDALLAELHAEQDALAALQGESPLVMPAVDAQAVAGVVADWTGIPVGRMVGDELGTVLRLGETLGRRVIGQQHGLDMIARRIQTARARLDNPDKPIGVFMLCGTSGVGKTETALALAEALYGGEHNLIAINMSEFQEAHTVSTLKGAPPGYVGYGEGGILTEAVRRRPYSVVLLDEVEKAHPDVHELFFQVFDKGRMEDGEGRVIDFRNTIVLLTSNVGSEQVAGLCRDPASLPGPEALAEALQAPLAQVFPPALLGRLVTVPYYPLSGETMGRIVRLQLDRIRKRVAANHAIPFVYEASAVELIVRRCDRPEAGGRIIDAILTNTVLPRVSMEYLSRLARGEALAAITLGAADGEFTYAFA, from the coding sequence ATGAGCGAGATCAGCCGCGTCGCCCTGTTCGGCAAACTCAATCCGCTGGCCTACCAGGCCATCGAGAGCGCCACCGTCTTCTGCAGGATGCGGGGCAATCCCCACGTCGAACTGGTGCACTGGATCGTGCAACTGGTGCAGGGCGCGGGCAGCGACCTCCAGGCCATCCTGCGCCACTTCCAGGTCGATGAGGCGGTCCTGTCGCGCGACCTCACCGCCGCGCTCGACCGCCTGCCGCGCGGGGCCACCGCCGTGTCCGACTTCTCCGGACTCGTCGAGCAGGCGATCGAGCGCGCCTGGGTCCACGCCACGCTGCAGTTCGGCGACTCGCACGTGCGCACCGGAGCGCTGGTGCTGGGCCTGCTGCGAACCCCGGCCCTGCGCGACGCGCTGCTGGGCCTCTCGCGGCAGTTCGGGAAGCTGCAGGCCGACGCGCTGGCCGAGCATTTCCAGCGGATCTGCGGCGGCACCGCCGAGGCGACGCTGGGCGCGCAGGACGGCGGCGCCGTCGGCGCGGCGCGACCCCGTGCCGGCGCCGCCGGGGACGCCGTCGCCCCCGCCGCCATGGGCCGGGGGGAGGCGCTCGCGAGGTTCTGCGTCGACCTGACGGCGCGCGCCCGCGAGGGCGGCCTGGACCCGGTCACCGGCCGCGACGAGGAGATCCGCCGGATCGTCGACGTGCTGATGCGCCGGCGCCAGAACAACCCGCTGCTCACCGGGGAGGCCGGCGTCGGCAAGACGGCGGTGGTCGAGGGCCTCGCCCAGCGCCTGGCACGCGGCGACGTGCCGCCGCAGTTGAAGGACGTCTCGCTGCTGGGCCTGGACCTGGGCCTGCTGCAGGCCGGCGCCAGCATGAAGGGCGAGTTCGAGCAGCGCCTGCGCCAGGTGATCGACGAGGTGCAGGCGAGCCCCAGGCCGATCATCCTGTTCATCGACGAGGTGCATGCCCTGGTGGGCGCGGGCGGCGCGGCCGGTACCGGCGACGCGGCCAACCTGCTCAAGCCGGCGCTCGCGCGCGGCGACCTGCGCACCATCGGCGCCACCACCTGGGCCGAGTACAAGAAGTACATCGAGAAGGATCCGGCGCTGACCCGCCGCTTCCAGGTCGTGCAGATCGCCGAGCCCGACGAGGCCGGGGCCGTCCTGATGCTGCGCGGCGTCGCCTCGGCGCTGGAGCGGCACCACCGCGTGCAGCTGCTCGACGAGGCCATCGAGGCGGCGGTGCGGCTCGGCCACCGCTACATCCCGGCGCGGCAGCTGCCCGACAAGGCGGTCAGCCTGCTCGACACCGCCTGCGCCCGCGTCGCGGTGAGCCAGCACGCCACGCCGGCCGAGGTCGAGGACTGCCTGCGGCGCATCGAGGCGCTGGAGACCGAGGCGGGCATCGTCGAGCGCGAAGCCGCCGTCGGCGTGCGGGTGGGCGAACGTGGCCGCGAGGTCGCCGCCGGACTGGCCAGGGAGCGCGAACGGCGCGACGTCCTGGCGGCGCGCTGGCGGCGCGAGCAGGCGCTCGTGGCGCGGGTGCTGGCCCTGCGTGCCGCCCTGCGCGAGGCCGCCGGGCGGGTGGAGGACACGGTGGCCGTGGCGGTGGACGCCGCCGCCCCCGGGCGCGACGCGCTGCTCGCCGAACTGCACGCCGAGCAGGACGCGCTCGCCGCGCTGCAGGGCGAATCGCCGCTGGTCATGCCGGCGGTGGACGCGCAGGCCGTGGCGGGCGTGGTGGCCGACTGGACCGGCATCCCGGTGGGGCGCATGGTCGGGGACGAACTCGGCACGGTGCTGCGCCTGGGCGAGACCCTGGGGCGGCGCGTCATCGGTCAGCAGCACGGCCTGGACATGATCGCCCGGCGCATCCAGACCGCGCGCGCCCGGCTGGACAACCCGGACAAGCCGATCGGCGTGTTCATGCTGTGCGGCACGTCCGGCGTGGGCAAGACCGAGACCGCGCTGGCCCTGGCCGAGGCGCTCTACGGCGGCGAGCACAACCTCATCGCCATCAACATGAGCGAGTTCCAGGAAGCCCACACCGTCTCCACGCTCAAGGGCGCGCCGCCGGGCTACGTCGGCTACGGCGAGGGCGGCATCCTGACCGAGGCGGTGCGTCGCCGGCCCTACAGCGTGGTGCTGCTCGACGAGGTCGAGAAGGCCCACCCGGACGTCCACGAACTGTTCTTCCAGGTCTTCGACAAGGGCCGCATGGAGGACGGGGAGGGCCGCGTGATCGACTTCAGGAACACCATCGTGCTGCTGACCTCCAACGTGGGCTCCGAGCAGGTGGCCGGCCTGTGCCGCGACCCCGCGTCGCTGCCCGGGCCGGAGGCGCTGGCCGAGGCGCTGCAGGCGCCGCTCGCGCAGGTCTTCCCGCCGGCCCTGCTGGGGCGTCTGGTGACCGTTCCCTACTACCCGCTGTCGGGCGAGACGATGGGGCGCATCGTGCGGCTGCAGCTCGATCGCATCCGCAAGCGCGTGGCGGCCAACCACGCCATCCCCTTCGTCTACGAGGCGTCGGCCGTCGAGCTGATCGTGCGGCGTTGCGACCGTCCCGAGGCCGGCGGCCGGATCATCGACGCGATCCTGACCAACACCGTGCTGCCCCGGGTCTCGATGGAATACCTCTCGCGCCTGGCGCGCGGGGAGGCGCTGGCGGCGATCACGCTGGGCGCCGCCGACGGCGAATTCACCTACGCCTTCGCCTGA
- a CDS encoding enoyl-CoA hydratase-related protein: protein MTTDAPLLLERDGAVARIRFNRPAALNAIDPPMARAFLATVRTLAADRSVRAVLMSGAGKGFMAGGDLGVLSADPRRGAAELIGPLHEALTVLDAMDAPLVAQVHGVAAGAGLSLMLQADFVLAAAGTRFNLAYANIGASCDVGASWALPRRVGLRRALEIALLGDTHDADAAERMGLINRVVPADALEAEALALAQRLARGPTVALGHLRRLMRGSFDRDLAGQLDAEAAAFQACAATDDFRIGLDAFRDRRPAAFTGR from the coding sequence ATGACCACCGACGCCCCCCTGCTGCTCGAGCGCGACGGCGCGGTGGCCCGGATCCGCTTCAACCGGCCGGCCGCCCTGAACGCCATCGACCCGCCGATGGCGCGCGCCTTCCTCGCCACCGTGCGCACCCTGGCGGCCGACCGCAGCGTGCGCGCGGTGCTCATGAGCGGTGCGGGCAAGGGCTTCATGGCCGGCGGCGACCTGGGCGTGCTGAGCGCCGACCCGCGGCGCGGCGCGGCCGAGCTGATCGGCCCGCTGCACGAGGCCCTGACCGTGCTCGACGCCATGGACGCGCCGCTGGTCGCGCAGGTGCACGGCGTGGCGGCCGGGGCCGGGCTGAGCCTGATGCTGCAGGCCGACTTCGTGCTCGCGGCCGCCGGCACGCGCTTCAACCTCGCCTACGCCAACATCGGCGCGAGCTGCGACGTCGGCGCCTCGTGGGCGCTGCCGCGCCGGGTCGGCCTGCGCCGGGCGCTGGAGATCGCGCTGCTCGGCGACACGCACGACGCCGATGCCGCCGAGCGCATGGGCCTGATCAACCGGGTGGTGCCCGCCGACGCGCTGGAGGCCGAGGCGCTGGCGCTGGCGCAGCGCCTGGCGCGCGGCCCGACCGTGGCGCTGGGCCACCTGCGCCGGCTGATGCGGGGTTCGTTCGACCGCGACCTGGCCGGCCAGCTCGACGCCGAGGCCGCCGCGTTCCAGGCCTGCGCCGCCACCGACGACTTCCGCATCGGCCTGGACGCCTTCCGCGACCGCAGGCCGGCGGCCTTCACCGGGCGCTGA